The proteins below are encoded in one region of Megalops cyprinoides isolate fMegCyp1 chromosome 14, fMegCyp1.pri, whole genome shotgun sequence:
- the LOC118788969 gene encoding thymosin beta-11 yields the protein MSDKPNLEEVTSFDKTKLKKTETQEKNPLPSKETIEQEKQASAS from the exons ATGTCTGATAAGCCAAATCTGGAGGAGGTCACCAGCTTCGACAAGACCAAGCTGAAGAAGACCGAGACTCAGGAGAAGAATCCCCTACCATCAAAAGAAA CCATTGAACAGGAGAAGCAAGCCTCAGCATCGTGA